One genomic region from Quercus robur chromosome 4, dhQueRobu3.1, whole genome shotgun sequence encodes:
- the LOC126723049 gene encoding protein-S-isoprenylcysteine O-methyltransferase A isoform X1, producing the protein MSFLKHLWGDLEVQISILTMYCSASFSEIFSYTAYRQLSQMFLSIIFFHSSEYILALAVHGKSNVNLKSLLISPSYLAAMFFSLLEYLIEIVLFPGMKEYWWISNLGLVMVIVGEIIRKAAIITAGYSFTHLIRTNREENHRLITHGIYRFIRHPAYCGFFIWSVGTQIMLCNPISTIGFAIVVWRFFAQRIPYEEYFLRQFFGSSYDEYARGVPSGVPFVK; encoded by the exons ATGTCTTTCTTGAAGCATCTTTGGGGTGATTTGGAGGTTCAGATTTCCATATTAACGATGTATTGCTCTGCATCTTTTTCAG AAATCTTCAGTTACACGGCTTACAGACAGTTATCTCAGATGTTCCTCTCGATAATTTTCTTTCACAGTTCTGAATACATTTTAGCACTCGCCGTTCATGGGAAATCAAATGTTAATCTTAAGTCTCTTCTGATTAGCCCAAGTTATCTTGCAGCAATGTTCTTTTCTTTGCTGGAGTACTTAATTGAAATTGTGTTATTTCCTGGGATGAAGGAATACTGGTGGATTAGTAACTTGGGCCTTGTAATGGTTATAGTTGGCGAAATAATAAGGAAAGCAGCAATTATTACTGCTGGTTATTCATTCACACATCTTATTAGGACCAATCGTGAGGAGAATCACAGATTGATTACTCATGGAATCTATAGATTTATCCGACATCCTGCATATTGTGGTTTCTTCATTTGGTCGGTTGGTACTCAGATAATGCTTTGTAATCCCATATCGACGATTGGATTTGCAATTGTTGTTTGGCGCTTCTTTGCACAACGGATTCCATATGAAGAGTATTTCTTGAGGCAATTTTTTGGTTCGAGTTATGACGAATATGCCCGAGGTGTTCCTTCCGGGGTGCCATTTGTAAAGTGA
- the LOC126723049 gene encoding protein-S-isoprenylcysteine O-methyltransferase A isoform X2, translating to MTEIFSYTAYRQLSQMFLSIIFFHSSEYILALAVHGKSNVNLKSLLISPSYLAAMFFSLLEYLIEIVLFPGMKEYWWISNLGLVMVIVGEIIRKAAIITAGYSFTHLIRTNREENHRLITHGIYRFIRHPAYCGFFIWSVGTQIMLCNPISTIGFAIVVWRFFAQRIPYEEYFLRQFFGSSYDEYARGVPSGVPFVK from the coding sequence atgacaGAAATCTTCAGTTACACGGCTTACAGACAGTTATCTCAGATGTTCCTCTCGATAATTTTCTTTCACAGTTCTGAATACATTTTAGCACTCGCCGTTCATGGGAAATCAAATGTTAATCTTAAGTCTCTTCTGATTAGCCCAAGTTATCTTGCAGCAATGTTCTTTTCTTTGCTGGAGTACTTAATTGAAATTGTGTTATTTCCTGGGATGAAGGAATACTGGTGGATTAGTAACTTGGGCCTTGTAATGGTTATAGTTGGCGAAATAATAAGGAAAGCAGCAATTATTACTGCTGGTTATTCATTCACACATCTTATTAGGACCAATCGTGAGGAGAATCACAGATTGATTACTCATGGAATCTATAGATTTATCCGACATCCTGCATATTGTGGTTTCTTCATTTGGTCGGTTGGTACTCAGATAATGCTTTGTAATCCCATATCGACGATTGGATTTGCAATTGTTGTTTGGCGCTTCTTTGCACAACGGATTCCATATGAAGAGTATTTCTTGAGGCAATTTTTTGGTTCGAGTTATGACGAATATGCCCGAGGTGTTCCTTCCGGGGTGCCATTTGTAAAGTGA